From a region of the Eretmochelys imbricata isolate rEreImb1 chromosome 6, rEreImb1.hap1, whole genome shotgun sequence genome:
- the APLNR gene encoding apelin receptor produces the protein MEEQLDWAAYGENQTGDCEYEEWSPSLVLLPTIYLLVFLLGTTGNGLVLWTIFRGGQEKRRSADTFIANLAMADLTFVVTLPLWAAYAWLGYHWPFGSFTCKLSSYLIFVNMHASVFCLMGLSIDRYLAIVRPMANAKLRWRASGLVATIALWALAAILALPAMILRQAAVLLGETKVTCYMDYSGLVANGTEGAWEVGLGLSSTMLGFVVPFVVMLTCYFFIARTIADHFRKERSEELRKRKRLLSIIIVLVATFALCWLPYHLVKTIYVLMDLEVMPWSCGFHAFLSNLHPYCTCVAYINSCLNPFLYAFFDPRFRQACAAVLCCSRGRWPGSGKDKSASYSSSHSQNLQGKGRELPREKLGPGRQETLLRG, from the coding sequence ATGGAGGAGCAGCTGGATTGGGCGGCCTATGGTGAGAACCAGACGGGAGACTGTGAGTATGAGGAATGGAGTCCATCCCTGGTGCTCCTCCCCACCATCTATCTGCTGGTTTTCCTGCTGGGCACAACAGGCAACGGCTTGGTGCTGTGGACCATCTTCCGGGGAGGGCAGGAGAAGCGGCGCTCAGCCGACACCTTCATCGCCAACCTAGCCATGGCTGATCTGACCTTTGTAGTGACCCTGCCACTTTGGGCTGCCTATGCCTGGCTGGGCTATCACTGGCCTTTTGGCTCCTTCACCTGTAAGCTCAGCAGCTACCTGATCTTTGTCAACATGCACGCCAGCGTCTTCTGCCTGATGGGCCTCAGCATTGATCGCTACTTGGCCATTGTGCGGCCAATGGCTAATGCTAAGCTGAGGTGGAGGGCCAGTGGGCTGGTGGCCACCATTGCCCTCTGGGCCTTGGCGGCCATTTTGGCCTTGCCAGCCATGATCCTCCGGCAGGCAGCAGTGCTACTGGGAGAAACCAAGGTGACGTGCTACATGGACTACTCGGGCTTGGTGGCCAATGGGACCGAGGGGGcatgggaggtggggctgggcctgTCCTCCACCATGCTGGGCTTTGTGGTCCCCTTTGTCGTCATGCTGACCTGCTACTTCTTCATCGCCCGCACCATCGCTGACCACTTCCGGAAGGAGCGCAGCgaggagctgaggaagaggaaGCGGCTGCTGAGCATCATCATTGTGCTGGTGGCCACCTTTGCCCTCTGTTGGCTACCCTACCACCTGGTGAAGACCATCTACGTGCTGATGGACCTGGAGGTGATGCCCTGGTCCTGCGGCTTCCATGCCTTCCTCAGTAACTTGCACCCCTACTGCACCTGTGTGGCCTACATCAACAGCTGCCTTAACCCCTTCCTCTATGCCTTCTTTGACCCTCGTTTCCGGCAGGCCTGTGCTGCTGTCCTGTgctgcagcagggggcgctggccAGGGTCCGGCAAGGACAAGTCAGCCAGCTACTCCTCCAGCCACAGTCAGAACCTGCAGGGGAAGGGTAGGGAGCTGCCACGGGAGAAACTGggtccaggcaggcaggagactCTGCTCCGAGGCTAA